From one Streptomyces sp. SCSIO 30461 genomic stretch:
- a CDS encoding MaoC family dehydratase has translation MQFGRTYEEFEVGAIYKHWPGKTVTEYDDHLFCLLTMNHHPLHMDTNYAEKTTDFGKNVVVGNYIYSLLLGMSVPDISGKAIANLEIESLKHVAPTFHGDTIYGETTVLDKWPSKSKDDRGIVYVETKGYKQDGTMVCVFRRKVMVPTETYTKERGGEQPGRPELIEPTKKAEK, from the coding sequence ATGCAGTTCGGACGCACATACGAGGAGTTCGAGGTCGGTGCCATCTACAAGCACTGGCCCGGGAAGACCGTCACCGAATACGACGACCATCTCTTCTGTCTTCTCACCATGAACCACCACCCCCTCCACATGGACACCAACTATGCGGAGAAGACGACGGACTTCGGCAAGAACGTCGTGGTGGGCAACTACATCTACTCGCTGCTGCTCGGCATGTCCGTGCCGGACATCTCGGGCAAGGCGATCGCCAACCTGGAGATCGAGTCACTGAAGCATGTGGCACCGACCTTCCACGGCGACACGATCTACGGCGAGACCACGGTGCTGGACAAGTGGCCGTCGAAGTCCAAGGACGACCGCGGCATCGTCTACGTGGAGACCAAGGGCTACAAGCAGGACGGCACCATGGTGTGCGTGTTCCGCCGCAAGGTGATGGTCCCCACCGAGACGTACACCAAGGAGCGCGGCGGCGAGCAGCCCGGCCGCCCCGAGCTGATCGAGCCCACGAAGAAGGCGGAGAAGTAG